The Pseudomonadota bacterium genome has a window encoding:
- a CDS encoding alginate export family protein → MKNLKKWVPKGLGCIAIWVITFFLGIFPVLAESQKLSFGLETRFRFESQNNFNLKYYGPQPPKGDATDGFLLSRVRAGFDYRPNETLHLTLWVQDARIWGSGFHDRDFYSGLVNMEHNPNEDRCELWETYLEIKNPFTLPLVLKAGRQRLFYGDKRVFGPGAWGNSGKWIWDVVKLTYPFKKGFVDVFYGRTMVHEPIQFSFNHRHFYESLGTYGHFTLPENFLGLCIEPFSMTKRDTHRQYVDEGGKKGNLDAAYVGMRIFVKDLRGFDLDATYIREFGDFSSDTIRAYGYHLLAAYNVASCPYHPRLSLEYSLGSGDHDPNDSRHETFDGAFGARDKMYGRMNLFRWQNIRDAQINLELRPKKWMYCKAEFHQFWLDDDKDGWSLNRKFYRDKTGNSGNEVGKEFDFIGRFDFLKGHQIQVGYGHFWPDEFAEKQASSKQADWVFFQWQYKFSWGIL, encoded by the coding sequence AATGGGTGCCGAAGGGATTAGGTTGTATTGCGATTTGGGTTATCACTTTTTTCCTGGGGATTTTTCCTGTCCTGGCAGAATCACAAAAGCTGTCATTCGGCCTGGAGACCCGGTTCCGGTTTGAGTCTCAGAATAACTTCAACCTCAAATATTACGGTCCTCAGCCGCCAAAAGGTGATGCTACTGACGGTTTTCTCTTAAGCAGGGTTCGTGCCGGTTTTGACTACCGGCCGAATGAAACCCTGCACCTTACCCTGTGGGTTCAGGATGCGCGGATATGGGGGAGTGGATTTCACGACCGTGATTTTTATTCGGGCTTGGTTAATATGGAACACAACCCCAATGAGGACCGGTGTGAACTTTGGGAAACGTATCTGGAAATCAAAAATCCCTTTACCCTGCCCCTGGTTCTCAAGGCGGGAAGACAGCGACTGTTCTACGGGGACAAACGGGTATTCGGTCCCGGTGCCTGGGGGAATTCGGGAAAGTGGATTTGGGACGTGGTCAAACTTACCTATCCTTTCAAAAAAGGTTTTGTCGATGTTTTTTACGGCAGGACCATGGTCCATGAGCCCATCCAGTTCAGTTTTAATCATCGGCATTTTTATGAATCACTTGGCACCTATGGTCATTTCACCCTGCCTGAGAATTTCCTGGGTCTTTGTATTGAACCCTTTTCAATGACGAAACGGGATACCCACAGACAATATGTTGATGAAGGTGGGAAGAAAGGTAACCTGGACGCGGCTTATGTGGGGATGAGAATATTTGTCAAAGATCTGCGGGGATTTGATCTGGATGCCACCTATATTCGTGAGTTCGGCGATTTCTCTTCTGATACTATTCGAGCGTATGGTTATCATCTTCTCGCGGCCTATAATGTTGCTTCATGTCCCTACCATCCGCGGCTCAGCCTCGAATATTCGCTAGGTTCCGGAGATCATGATCCAAATGATTCCAGGCATGAGACCTTTGATGGGGCTTTCGGCGCCCGGGACAAAATGTACGGGCGGATGAATCTTTTCCGCTGGCAGAATATCAGGGATGCCCAGATCAATCTTGAACTGCGCCCTAAGAAATGGATGTATTGCAAGGCGGAATTTCATCAGTTCTGGCTGGATGATGATAAGGATGGCTGGTCATTAAATCGAAAGTTTTATCGTGATAAGACGGGGAATTCCGGAAATGAAGTGGGAAAGGAATTTGACTTTATCGGCCGGTTCGATTTTCTCAAAGGGCACCAGATACAGGTGGGATACGGTCATTTCTGGCCGGATGAATTTGCCGAAAAGCAGGCTTCAAGCAAGCAGGCTGATTGGGTTTTCTTCCAGTGGCAATATAAATTTTCATGGGGAATTTTGTAA